From one Solanum lycopersicum chromosome 12, SLM_r2.1 genomic stretch:
- the LOC138340405 gene encoding secreted RxLR effector protein 161-like gives MIDNIFAYNVAIDIMQPEENFEPKSVHKCRQSIDWPKWKDAIQAELSTFVPQEKDEDLLGDETPYLSAVGRLMYLANKTRPDICFAVRLVARSSSSQQEYIEMVLNTYFDIYGGTMDMGLFYSNESKSKLIGYADAEYLSDHHKARSQIGYLFTCEDTAISWRSMKQTLLSTSSNHGEIIVIH, from the coding sequence ATGATTGACAACATATTTGCCTATAATGTTGCTATTGACATAATGCAACCAGAGGAAAATTTTGAGCCAAAATCTGTTCACAAATGTAGACAGAGCATTGATTGGCCGAAATGGAAGGATGCAATTCAAGCAGAATTGTCTACATTTGTACCTCAAGAGAAGGATGAAGatcttcttggtgatgaaactccttaCCTTAGTGCAGTCGGTAGACTAATGTACCTTGCTAACAAAACTCGACCAGATATCTGTTTTGCAGTAAGACTAGTGGCAAGATCCAGTTCCTCCCAACAAGAatacattgaaatggtgttaaACACGTACTTCGATATCTATGGGGGGACTATGGacatgggtttattctattccaATGAATCCAAGTCAAAACTAattggttacgcagatgcagaGTATTTATCTGATCATCATAAAGCTCGATCACAAATAGGCTATTTATTTACATGTGAAGACACAGCAATATCTTGGCGATCAATGAAACAAACGTTGTTAAgcacttcttcaaatcatggaGAAATAATAGTCATCCATTAA